In Erigeron canadensis isolate Cc75 chromosome 7, C_canadensis_v1, whole genome shotgun sequence, one DNA window encodes the following:
- the LOC122606480 gene encoding uncharacterized protein LOC122606480, whose amino-acid sequence MASKLNPAFAYTVIYVKDVAKSVEFYGKAFGASVRRLDESHRWGELESGQTTIAFTPVHQHETDDLTGEVQEQRSKSRRNQLEVCFAYEDVDAAYKRAVENGAEGVCKPEEKEWGQKVGYVRDIDGIVVRMGSYVKPR is encoded by the exons ATGGCGTCAAAGTTGAACCCGGCGTTCGCATACACGGTGATTTATGTCAAAGATGTCGCGAAATCGGTCGAGTTTTATGGTAAAGCATTTGGTGCCTCCGTACGTCGATTAGACGAATCCCACCG TTGGGGCGAACTAGAAAGCGGACAAACAACAATAGCATTTACACCGGTCCACCAACACGAGACTGATGATCTCACCGGCGAGGTTCAGGAACAACGATCAAAAAGCCGAAGGAACCAACTAGAGGTCTGCTTTGCTTATGAGGACGTCGATGCTGCTTATAAG AGGGCAGTGGAGAATGGCGCGGAGGGGGTTTGTAAGCCGGAGGAGAAAGAGTGGGGTCAGAAGGTCGGGTATGTTCGCGATATCGATGGCATTGTGGTGAGGATGGGGAGCTATGTCAAGCCCCGTTGA